TGTTGATTTGTTGTTGCTTGTTTCATAAGCCATTCATattgacttttattttctttgatacTTTGCTATAAGTGGATTTAAACATTCTGATTTTCATTTTGCTATGAGTTCTCACTTTAGCTGATATACAGGTATGCCTTAGGATGGAGGGGTGGAAGCTGGTATGCAACTAAGAAGTTCAGAAAGGAGCAAATGAAAATGCTAGGACAGATTACACCTAGAAGATGGCAATTGCTTGGGAAGATAAAACCTAAAGGGTTGCAATTCCAATTCCTTAGAAGGAACCTTACAAAACTCAAATTATCTGATAGTGCCATGAAAACATCTGAGTCAAGTATAAAGGATGCAGCTACTACACATGTTACTGGAAAATCCAATTAGTATACTACTATAAAATGGTTCTTTAAGCAACAATATTTATTCAGATGGCTGTAGATACCAGATTAGGCATTcaattagataaaaatattagCAACTTGGTATAACCaattatcatcaaattttgcACTGATAATTTATTTTGGCCTGCAGCTGCTCACCCTTAGCTTCATAATTCTTCATCCTTCATGATAAGTTCTTTAGAAACTTGTGTTGTATTTGattgttaaatttataatcGAGTAAATACACATACTTTGATTTTGGTGGGTGGCAAATAGAACTCTCTTTATTAGAGGAAATACACATTAGATTTGTGTTGTGTAGGGAATGAACAAGTTCTCAATGGTCTAATTTTACTAACAAAATTTTCGACCAAgataatataattcaagaatgaCAGTCTAAGAAAAATGGAacagaaaagagagaataacgACGAATGAATCTGTGTATAGCAGCTCTCAAATACTTTAATACCTATATAGATATCAAATCAAATAAGTAAACATATTACTATTATCACAATTGaatacatttattttgaattaatttaagatACATGTACGAACTCTATAAccatttgtaattaaaaatacttaaatgtttataaagatatagaaaaggtgaacttatcttatttttaattctgATAAGTAAATACATAAAATTCTTTATTATAACACTATTAGCTGTTTCTAGTTATAAGACAAATGGAATTAAAAACTTATAGAGGAGGTAGGAgatgttttaaaaatagttttagaaaaataaattatttttataaaataaaattcaattatcatttttttataaattaaccttttaagaataaaataatagaatactattttttaaaaactattactACTAATCTTTACTCATTTTCTAGCtgcttaaataaataaatctcaaagatttaattaaaaatatttttataagatgTTGAAGTATATGAATGgatgaactaaaaatatatttaaattattgattagTTAGCAAAACCTCATTCTCGTATCTCTATAAATTTAAGGTtaatgaacaaaaattaacaaatatttaatagaaaaaatattaatatatttttgttgcttAGCATAACCTCCTTACTTAATGCATTGAATTTTATGTCTATATTATTTGTTGTGCACAATAAGTAAAGacttatttagaaaaatattaactaagTTGTTAgaaattctaaaatatcaattgtacaaaaaaaatgtaatacatATAAAAGACATGGGAATTAGGTAGGATATGTATTATTATAACTTCAGCTGTTCAGTCTTCATTATTACTCAAAAGGAATGAGTAATAATGATTCAGTTCTCACCATCCCTTGTTATCTTATTACTAATTGTACATATGGGTGTGAAAGTAGATTATGTAAACAGAGCAGATCTGTCTTGTTTAATATGTCAAATTGATGAGTTAAAAACAGATAAGTTTATTTCTAATGCGTTAGTgcgttttgttttaatttttatatttttttaatttaaaaattaaaattaaattaattaaaagattaaattattctattatattttttgtaaaaatataaatgtgtaatattattataatttaaatcatttacatttattaattaagttttaattattaatgtaattgaataattgaatatataaatgtaataattattatttaattaaaaatattaattaattaattaaaatttttgaaaatattcatattactaaatatgttttaaatatttatttataaatatgtatacaaataaattaaaaaaatttaaagaaaaagtggCTGGCTAACTTTTCAGTCTGTCAGCTGTTATGTGGTAGAGCGAGTTGCAAGATCATTTGTTGGTGATTCAATTTGATCCGATTCATTTTGTCTGTTttgttttgtcatttttaactaaaagtttgtgtaacatatttatttgtttatatttcaattaaaattttaaatatttttcttctaacttgaaaaatattggattcttattaattaagtttaatatgTTGATTCAGGCCTAAGTATGAACGCATATGTTAATTCCATGGTAGTTTGGTAACTGGTTTTTGCTTTGTGGTACAAAACATTAGTAagaattacataatattttgttCTAAGCACATGTTTTGGCTTTTTGTATGCGACACATTGGTCTGGTCAGGAGTGGCCTCTGCAGTGAAAAACCATCCACAAATTTCTTGCATAGTAAAAGAAGCGTGGCAACAAAGTccaaaaattcatataatttaatagtGGGTCCTTGGTAGACCCCACATATGCTTTTGTTTAAACCACTGTTGACAAAAAAGGTGGTTTAAAACCCTTCATGTGAATACCTTACAACTATTATTTTTTCCTGTTTTCTGCGTGTATAAATAATGTCTGGATTGGGAAGATTAATGTACCAGGAAACAGAACATGGCCAACACATCACTCTCACCAATCCTTGTGATTCTCTTCTGGGGTTTAACTCTTGCAACTGGAAGAAAACTCTCACCATTCACCACCACTACTGCAACATTGTCATCATCCCCCACTGATGGTATTTGCTCATCTATGGTGAAAACACAAGCCTACACTTGCGAAGAACACTTGGTATGTACTGTGCTTGCATCTGTTTCTGCTCAGAAATCAACAAGATTTAGAACACCTACTAGCTACTAACTCGCTTATTGTGTAATATTTTAGGTGACAACACAAGATGGTTATATTCTTAACATGCCAAGAATTAAAGTGGGAGAATTAAGGGGGCCACCTGTTCTTCTACAGCATGGGCTTTTCATGGTTATTAAGAGTTTTATAAGCAACTATATGTCATAgattttgttgttgatgttggCAATTAATGTGGTGCTTTGGTTGCAGGATGGCATAACATGGTTATTACTACCTTCAAAGCAGTCTCTTGCATTTCTTTTGGCGGATAATGGGTTTGATGTTTGGGTTGCTAACACTCGTGGAACCAAATATAGCCGGCAACATATAACTTTACCTACTAATAGCTCGGTTagttttgtctactaaaatgtTGATGCATTTCTGTGGTCGGCAATTTGTTTGGTTCTATTGATCATATCAGTTTTATTCTTTAGGATTACTGGAATTGGTCATGGGATGAATTAGTTGCATATGATCTTCCAGCCACAGTCAAGTATGTGCATGATCTAACTGGACAAAAACTGCACTATGTTGGTCACTCACAGGTGAATTTCACATTCTACTCTTCAAAAACTGCACCGTTCTTGTCTTTGACCTCTTCATGTGATGCTGAGTGTAGAGTGTTGAATTCCTCTGTAGGGAACTTTGATTGCATTGGCTGCTTTTTCCCAAGACCAGTTACTGAACATATTGAGATCTGCTGCCTTGCTTAGCCCAATTGCTTATGTTGGTCAGATGACTTCACCCCTTGCTAAAAATGCAGCTGAAAACTTCATTGCAGAGGTATTAGTcataagaattattttattgtctgtcaaaagaaaaaattccTTTTACAATTCAAATAATTGACAATGAAAATCTGTGTTTTCCTCTTTACAGTCACTGTACAACTTTGGAGTCTTTGAATTTAATATGAGAGGGTATGCAATTCTTATTGTCTATTATTCATTATCATTCATTTCTTTGCACTGTAGTTATAAGAATAAGAAGGCTGCAATGTTGGTTCCTCATAGTTCTAACTTTAATGTTGTAAGAATGTAATATGCAGACATTTCTCAAATTCTTAGTGGGTAGAATAAGATCGGATCCAGAA
This window of the Vigna angularis cultivar LongXiaoDou No.4 chromosome 7, ASM1680809v1, whole genome shotgun sequence genome carries:
- the LOC108336230 gene encoding triacylglycerol lipase 2 isoform X1: MANTSLSPILVILFWGLTLATGRKLSPFTTTTATLSSSPTDGICSSMVKTQAYTCEEHLVTTQDGYILNMPRIKVGELRGPPVLLQHGLFMDGITWLLLPSKQSLAFLLADNGFDVWVANTRGTKYSRQHITLPTNSSDYWNWSWDELVAYDLPATVKYVHDLTGQKLHYVGHSQGTLIALAAFSQDQLLNILRSAALLSPIAYVGQMTSPLAKNAAENFIAESLYNFGVFEFNMRGVSVIKFLKDLCNNTGIDCTNLLTSFTGPNCCLNPSIVNVFLDHEPQSTATKNMIHLSQMIREGTTSMFDYQNQDENIKHYGQPTPPAYDMTRIPNELPLFLSYGGADALSDVKDVQRLLEILKDHHPDKLVVQYRNDYAHADYVMGENAYRDVYEPLISFFRLQ